In Pigmentibacter ruber, a genomic segment contains:
- the rpmJ gene encoding 50S ribosomal protein L36 translates to MKVRASVKPICDKCKVIRRVGVVRVICENKKHKQRQG, encoded by the coding sequence ATGAAGGTTAGAGCTAGTGTAAAGCCAATTTGCGACAAATGTAAAGTGATTCGTAGAGTTGGTGTAGTTAGAGTTATTTGTGAAAATAAAAAACACAAGCAGCGTCAAGGTTAA
- a CDS encoding MarR family winged helix-turn-helix transcriptional regulator produces MTLELDKQLCFLVYSTSLAFNRVYYKLLKELGITYPQYLVMLLLWEKQPQTVSMICSSLFLETSTVTPLLKRLETLKLIERRREKTDERQVNISLTEAGRNLEVKAKFIPQVLENSSNLNAIEVEQVIQGLVKLRTALKVSKV; encoded by the coding sequence GTGACTCTAGAATTAGACAAACAGCTTTGTTTTTTGGTGTATTCTACTTCTCTTGCTTTTAATAGAGTTTATTATAAGCTACTCAAAGAGTTAGGAATTACATATCCTCAGTATTTGGTCATGCTTTTACTATGGGAAAAACAACCTCAAACTGTTTCCATGATTTGTTCTAGTTTATTTTTAGAAACAAGCACAGTTACTCCACTTTTAAAGAGGTTAGAAACTCTCAAACTTATTGAAAGGAGGCGTGAAAAAACTGATGAAAGGCAGGTCAATATTTCATTAACTGAAGCTGGCAGAAACCTTGAAGTTAAAGCTAAATTCATACCGCAAGTGTTAGAAAACTCTAGCAACCTTAATGCCATAGAAGTAGAGCAAGTTATACAAGGTTTGGTAAAACTGAGAACAGCTTTAAAAGTAAGCAAAGTTTAG
- the rpsK gene encoding 30S ribosomal protein S11: MNKVVTKKKRVKRNVPTGIATISASFNNTIVTFADANGDVITWSSAGSKGFKGSRRSTPFAAQVAAEDAARKAIDCGMKSCSVIVTGPGSGRESAVRAISATGIKVTLIKDATPVPHNGCRPPKRRRV; the protein is encoded by the coding sequence ATGAATAAGGTAGTAACAAAGAAAAAGCGTGTAAAACGCAATGTTCCAACCGGTATAGCAACCATTTCAGCAAGTTTCAATAATACTATTGTTACTTTTGCTGATGCAAATGGTGATGTTATCACTTGGTCTAGTGCTGGTAGCAAGGGCTTTAAAGGCTCTCGTCGTAGCACTCCATTTGCAGCACAGGTTGCTGCAGAAGACGCTGCTCGTAAAGCTATTGATTGTGGTATGAAAAGTTGCTCAGTTATAGTGACTGGACCTGGTTCTGGAAGAGAATCAGCAGTACGTGCTATTTCTGCAACAGGAATTAAAGTTACGCTTATCAAAGACGCAACTCCAGTTCCACACAATGGATGCAGACCACCAAAACGTCGTAGAGTATAA
- a CDS encoding adenylate kinase family protein, giving the protein MKVIIFLGPPGVGKGTQCSLLSSRLGVKHISTGAIIRQEIASESPLGIKVKGIVESGHLVDDKSIFECLESALNQMNLKQSDVILLDGIPRNLSQAKEFDVLIGKFSSKVDLVLSLSAELDQLIERFEKRWTCSACGKIESLSHQTDISKYICTSCEKVGTMFRRKDDEPETVKKRFTVYQQETQPLISFYADRNNLCVVDGLQHPEIVYAEIVSILLRK; this is encoded by the coding sequence ATGAAGGTAATCATTTTTTTAGGCCCTCCGGGCGTTGGCAAAGGAACTCAATGCTCCTTACTTAGTTCACGTCTTGGAGTTAAGCATATCTCAACTGGCGCAATTATTCGTCAGGAAATTGCTTCTGAATCGCCTCTTGGCATCAAAGTTAAGGGCATTGTTGAATCAGGTCATTTAGTTGATGATAAGTCAATTTTTGAATGCCTTGAAAGTGCACTTAACCAAATGAACCTCAAACAAAGTGATGTCATTTTGCTTGATGGTATTCCAAGAAATCTTTCGCAAGCAAAAGAATTTGATGTTCTTATTGGTAAGTTTTCTAGCAAAGTTGATTTAGTTCTTTCTCTATCAGCAGAACTTGATCAATTAATAGAGAGATTTGAAAAGAGATGGACTTGTTCCGCGTGTGGAAAAATTGAGTCACTTTCACATCAAACAGATATCTCAAAATATATTTGTACCAGTTGTGAAAAAGTTGGCACTATGTTTCGCCGCAAAGATGATGAACCAGAAACTGTTAAAAAACGGTTTACAGTTTATCAACAAGAAACACAGCCTTTAATTTCTTTTTATGCTGATAGGAATAATTTATGCGTTGTTGATGGGTTACAACACCCCGAGATCGTTTATGCTGAAATTGTATCAATTTTATTAAGAAAGTAA
- a CDS encoding DNA-directed RNA polymerase subunit alpha, which produces MQSNWKALLKPQFIEKEEISSAFGRFIAKPLERGFGTTLGNALRRVLLSSLQGAAVVGLRIEGVEHEFSTVPDVSEDVTEIVLNLKALDVWLDTEGEKTAVIDVVGPKVVRGSDIISDGSLRVLNPDHIICTVGAGGRFKAEITVRTGKGYLTSDAVKEGLPLSVIPIDAVFSPVKRVSFSVSDTRIGQRSDYNKLILEISTNGAVTSEDALAYAAKILKDQLSIFINFQEADDEVQVVDSIQVDARLNENLYKSVDELELSVRAANCLENAGIRYIGELVIRTEAEMLKTKNFGRKTLNEIKDLLAEMGLHLGMKIEGFDPTKLRDRI; this is translated from the coding sequence ATGCAGAGCAACTGGAAGGCGCTGTTAAAGCCGCAGTTTATTGAAAAAGAAGAAATTTCTTCTGCTTTTGGGAGATTTATAGCTAAGCCTCTTGAGCGTGGTTTCGGTACTACGTTAGGTAACGCATTGCGTCGTGTTTTGCTTTCTTCTCTTCAAGGTGCTGCTGTTGTAGGTTTGCGCATTGAAGGAGTAGAGCATGAGTTTTCGACAGTTCCTGACGTTTCAGAAGATGTTACAGAGATTGTTTTAAACTTAAAAGCTTTAGACGTTTGGCTCGATACGGAAGGTGAAAAAACTGCTGTTATCGACGTTGTTGGTCCTAAAGTTGTCAGAGGTTCCGATATCATCTCAGACGGCTCTCTGCGTGTATTAAATCCTGATCACATTATATGCACAGTTGGTGCAGGCGGAAGATTTAAGGCAGAAATCACTGTTCGAACTGGTAAAGGTTATTTGACAAGTGATGCAGTAAAAGAAGGCCTACCACTAAGTGTTATACCAATTGATGCTGTCTTTTCACCTGTGAAAAGAGTTAGCTTCAGTGTATCTGATACTCGTATTGGTCAGCGCTCTGATTATAACAAACTTATCTTAGAAATCAGTACAAATGGTGCTGTTACTTCTGAAGACGCTTTGGCTTATGCAGCTAAAATCCTTAAAGATCAGCTTTCTATCTTCATCAATTTCCAAGAGGCTGACGATGAAGTTCAAGTAGTTGATTCTATTCAAGTGGATGCGCGTTTGAATGAGAATCTTTATAAGTCGGTTGACGAACTTGAACTTTCTGTGAGAGCTGCTAATTGTCTTGAAAATGCTGGCATTCGTTATATTGGCGAGCTTGTGATTAGGACAGAAGCTGAAATGCTTAAAACTAAAAATTTTGGTCGTAAGACATTGAACGAAATTAAAGACCTCCTTGCTGAAATGGGACTCCATCTTGGCATGAAGATAGAGGGATTTGACCCTACTAAACTAAGGGATAGAATTTAG
- a CDS encoding organic hydroperoxide resistance protein: MLDKVLYSTSAKATGGRDGKAETLDGKVKLSLSVPKELGGDGGAGTNPEQLFAMGYSACFLGAMRHVAGVDKVQLSADTSIEGNVGIGPIPNGFGIEVELKIHVPNMDKSKVKEIVDKAHIVCPYSNATRNNIQVKLTVI, encoded by the coding sequence ATGTTAGATAAAGTTTTATATAGCACAAGTGCTAAAGCAACAGGTGGAAGAGATGGAAAAGCTGAGACCTTAGACGGTAAAGTTAAGTTAAGCCTTTCAGTTCCAAAAGAACTTGGTGGTGATGGCGGAGCAGGAACAAATCCAGAACAACTGTTTGCAATGGGATACAGCGCTTGCTTTTTAGGTGCTATGCGGCATGTGGCAGGAGTTGACAAAGTTCAACTATCAGCAGACACCAGCATTGAAGGAAATGTAGGAATTGGTCCAATTCCAAATGGCTTTGGAATTGAAGTTGAATTAAAAATTCATGTTCCTAATATGGATAAAAGCAAAGTAAAAGAAATTGTTGATAAGGCTCATATCGTTTGTCCTTATTCAAATGCTACACGCAATAATATTCAAGTTAAATTAACAGTGATTTAA
- a CDS encoding zinc ribbon domain-containing protein YjdM has translation MTNLPQCPQCNSNYTYEDAALFICPECGNEWPKLSNSDETKEKLNVIKDAHGNILQDGDFVTVIKDLKVKGSSSSIKVGTKVKIIRLVHEGDHNIDCKIEGFGSMQLKSEFVKKVIN, from the coding sequence ATGACTAATTTACCTCAATGCCCTCAATGTAATTCTAACTACACTTATGAAGATGCTGCACTATTTATTTGTCCCGAATGTGGAAATGAATGGCCAAAACTTTCAAATTCTGACGAAACTAAAGAAAAATTAAATGTAATTAAAGATGCACACGGAAATATTCTCCAGGATGGGGATTTTGTAACTGTGATTAAAGATTTAAAAGTAAAAGGCTCTTCTTCATCAATTAAAGTTGGGACAAAAGTAAAAATTATTAGACTTGTTCATGAAGGCGACCATAATATTGATTGCAAAATTGAAGGATTTGGCTCGATGCAGTTGAAATCTGAGTTTGTAAAAAAAGTTATCAATTAA
- the infA gene encoding translation initiation factor IF-1, with protein MDDDDKPRKVELEGIVAEKLPNNLFIVELDNSLKVLAHVSGRMKMNCINILPSDRVKVELNPNDKTKDGRFRAKIVFRSK; from the coding sequence TTGGATGATGATGACAAACCTAGAAAGGTTGAATTGGAAGGTATCGTTGCTGAAAAGTTACCTAACAATTTGTTTATAGTAGAACTCGACAATAGTCTCAAGGTTTTAGCTCATGTATCAGGTCGCATGAAAATGAATTGTATCAATATTTTACCTAGTGATAGAGTAAAAGTTGAACTAAATCCAAATGATAAGACGAAAGATGGTCGATTTAGAGCTAAAATTGTTTTTAGATCTAAATAA
- a CDS encoding PAS domain-containing sensor histidine kinase, whose protein sequence is MILKKSLVLKFLFKTPSQSNSILIAICIVLCAFIIQWYFYTTFRTTIFIAFYPAVFFASLITGDYLAGFIATVLSIVLAIYGFAPELIFPKPNDIQHTSWASIIFFFIMGNIFSYVQSDCRKIAAKALQQEREIRTILDESAIITVTDREGKITFVNDKYCELTGYSKEELIGNTHKIVSSSFHTSSFYSDLWKTISEGKVWRGEICNKKKNGEIYYEYNTITPIQDAKGNIIKFIAMRLDITEKKIREKELIEKSKLTALLDMANGMAHEIKNPLQIIIGIISSILSKSNEINLSIHRKCCEDIMKSSRRISEIISTLEEFSNESDIKIFKDVELKNIIHSTLNLCYENFKVSEIDLKVMSIPQVSLRCQYNRIVQALWQLLTNSRDAILPLRERWINIDFSLGENDFKIIITDSGKNIPKEISDKMKTPFFTTKSEKKHLGLGLSIADSILRNHGGNIEIDTFSETTKIILVFPIILISFQFE, encoded by the coding sequence ATGATACTTAAAAAAAGTTTAGTACTAAAATTTTTATTTAAAACCCCAAGCCAAAGCAATTCTATTTTAATTGCAATATGTATTGTATTATGTGCATTCATAATACAATGGTATTTTTATACTACATTTCGTACAACTATTTTTATAGCTTTTTATCCTGCAGTATTTTTTGCATCTTTGATCACAGGAGATTATTTAGCAGGATTTATTGCAACAGTATTATCCATAGTTTTAGCAATATATGGATTTGCCCCTGAACTTATTTTTCCAAAACCAAATGATATACAGCATACAAGTTGGGCATCTATAATTTTTTTCTTTATAATGGGCAATATATTTAGTTATGTTCAATCAGATTGCAGAAAAATTGCTGCTAAAGCCTTACAGCAAGAACGAGAAATAAGAACTATACTTGATGAATCTGCCATAATAACAGTTACAGATCGTGAAGGAAAAATTACATTTGTAAATGATAAATATTGCGAACTTACAGGTTATAGTAAAGAAGAATTAATTGGCAATACTCATAAAATTGTGAGTTCATCATTCCATACCTCCTCTTTTTATTCAGATTTATGGAAAACAATTAGTGAAGGAAAAGTTTGGCGTGGTGAAATTTGCAATAAGAAAAAGAATGGTGAAATATACTATGAATATAATACTATCACTCCAATTCAAGATGCAAAAGGGAATATAATTAAATTTATAGCAATGCGACTTGATATTACTGAAAAAAAAATTCGTGAAAAAGAGTTGATTGAAAAATCAAAACTAACAGCTCTATTAGACATGGCTAATGGAATGGCGCATGAAATTAAAAATCCGTTACAAATTATAATAGGAATAATTTCATCTATTTTATCAAAAAGTAACGAAATAAATCTTTCTATTCACAGAAAATGCTGTGAGGATATTATGAAATCAAGTCGAAGAATATCAGAAATAATAAGTACGCTAGAAGAATTTTCTAATGAGTCTGATATAAAAATATTCAAAGATGTTGAATTAAAAAATATAATTCATTCCACATTAAATTTATGTTATGAAAATTTTAAAGTAAGTGAAATAGATCTCAAAGTGATGTCAATTCCTCAAGTTTCTTTAAGATGTCAGTATAATAGAATTGTTCAAGCTTTATGGCAGCTTTTAACTAATTCAAGGGACGCTATTTTACCTCTGAGAGAAAGGTGGATTAATATCGATTTTTCATTAGGAGAAAATGATTTTAAGATTATTATCACAGACTCAGGAAAAAATATCCCGAAAGAAATCTCTGATAAAATGAAAACTCCTTTTTTTACAACAAAATCTGAAAAAAAACATTTAGGTCTAGGTCTTTCAATTGCAGATAGTATATTGAGAAATCATGGAGGAAATATTGAAATTGATACATTCTCAGAAACAACCAAAATAATATTAGTTTTTCCAATCATCCTAATTTCTTTTCAATTTGAATAA
- a CDS encoding adenylate/guanylate cyclase domain-containing protein: MESLKLNNEILQNFSAKNRKKLFEITSPIWEKIKNLGYSEFSFQINDGTKITHFLSVNQPEYFGENVSYQPLVIAANMKGKTVYALEQGQSGYGFRTISPMFLNGKHLGSIELSVDIGKNLLNLLIDIIPGSWGIYKVDRGIGSLNDKFLLASNGDDIDGEFKNILPPENILNNLKINESFIDYNWSAKKTSLYLAVINSDGKIALILKYVHASNIYNQILNMIIFSVVICFLSLFLSSGILLFLNHLISNPIRKLVKETEKIGKLQLDDEINFSNSLKEIDELIESTKKMKVGLRSFQKYVPATLVRQLIETKQEAIIEGTRKNITVFFSDVADFTSISETLTPNELTAQLSEYFNIISNTIIKYNGTVDKYIGDAVMAFWGAPIELTNHAELACKAALECQLKCEELNINWKKNGKKEFKTRIGINSGDIIVGNIGTDLRLSYTIIGDEVNLASRLESLNKTYGTKIIVSQNTVDQLPDDFALRVLDYAIVKGKTLPVTIYELVAEKGDIAAIELELLKTFNKSIELYKEKRWDEAIELLEDLLIERPTDNAIRIFIKRCTHFKEQPPPNKWRGEFIYSEK, from the coding sequence ATAGAATCATTAAAATTAAATAATGAAATTCTTCAAAATTTTTCAGCGAAAAATAGGAAAAAATTATTTGAAATTACCTCACCAATTTGGGAGAAAATAAAAAATTTAGGGTATTCTGAATTTTCTTTTCAAATTAATGATGGAACAAAAATAACGCACTTTTTAAGTGTAAATCAGCCTGAATATTTTGGTGAAAACGTTTCTTATCAACCACTAGTAATTGCAGCAAATATGAAAGGAAAAACAGTTTATGCTTTAGAGCAAGGACAAAGTGGCTATGGATTTAGAACTATTAGTCCTATGTTTTTAAATGGCAAACATTTAGGTTCTATTGAATTAAGTGTAGACATTGGAAAAAATTTATTAAATTTATTAATAGATATTATTCCTGGAAGTTGGGGAATATATAAAGTAGATAGAGGAATTGGTTCATTAAACGATAAATTTTTATTAGCTTCTAACGGCGATGATATTGATGGAGAATTTAAAAATATTTTACCTCCTGAAAATATTTTAAATAATCTAAAAATAAATGAATCATTTATTGATTACAATTGGTCAGCAAAAAAAACGAGTTTATATTTAGCAGTTATCAATTCAGATGGAAAAATAGCGCTTATCTTAAAATATGTACATGCATCTAATATTTATAATCAAATTTTGAATATGATTATTTTTTCTGTAGTAATATGTTTTTTATCATTATTTTTATCTAGCGGAATTTTATTATTTTTAAATCATTTAATTTCAAATCCAATTAGAAAACTTGTTAAAGAAACAGAAAAAATTGGTAAACTACAGCTTGATGATGAAATAAACTTTTCTAATAGTTTAAAAGAAATAGATGAATTAATTGAGTCTACAAAAAAAATGAAGGTTGGTTTAAGGTCATTTCAAAAATATGTTCCAGCAACTTTGGTTAGGCAATTAATTGAAACTAAACAAGAAGCAATTATTGAAGGAACGAGGAAAAATATAACAGTATTTTTCTCAGATGTCGCTGATTTTACATCTATTTCGGAAACTTTAACTCCTAACGAATTAACTGCGCAGCTTTCAGAATATTTTAATATAATAAGTAATACAATTATTAAATATAATGGAACTGTAGATAAATATATTGGTGATGCAGTTATGGCGTTTTGGGGAGCACCAATAGAATTAACAAATCATGCTGAACTTGCTTGCAAAGCAGCATTAGAATGTCAATTAAAATGCGAAGAATTAAATATTAATTGGAAAAAAAATGGTAAAAAAGAATTTAAAACAAGAATTGGAATTAATTCTGGCGATATTATTGTTGGCAATATAGGTACTGATTTAAGGTTAAGCTACACTATTATTGGTGATGAAGTAAATTTAGCCAGTCGTTTAGAAAGTTTGAATAAAACTTATGGCACTAAAATAATTGTAAGCCAAAATACAGTTGATCAACTTCCTGATGACTTTGCACTACGTGTTTTAGATTATGCAATTGTGAAAGGGAAAACTTTACCTGTTACTATATATGAACTCGTTGCAGAAAAAGGTGACATAGCTGCCATAGAACTTGAGCTTCTTAAAACCTTTAATAAAAGTATAGAGCTTTATAAAGAGAAGCGTTGGGATGAAGCTATCGAATTATTAGAAGATTTACTTATTGAAAGACCAACAGATAATGCAATAAGAATTTTTATAAAACGTTGTACTCATTTTAAAGAGCAACCTCCCCCCAATAAGTGGCGGGGAGAATTTATTTATTCAGAAAAATAA
- the rpsM gene encoding 30S ribosomal protein S13 translates to MARIAGVDIPRNKRIEISLTYIHGLGRKSSQKILDQLSINRDTRTQDLSDDQINAIRKLIDTNHTVEGDLRRLVQSNIKRLMDLGCYRGLRHRKGLPARGQRTKTNARTRKGPKKTVANKKK, encoded by the coding sequence GTGGCAAGAATTGCGGGCGTTGACATTCCGCGTAACAAGCGTATCGAAATTTCGCTTACGTATATACATGGTCTTGGTCGTAAATCCTCTCAAAAGATTCTGGATCAATTGTCTATTAATAGAGACACTCGCACCCAAGATCTCAGCGACGATCAGATTAACGCCATAAGAAAACTTATTGATACAAACCACACAGTAGAAGGTGATTTGCGTCGTCTTGTTCAGTCCAATATTAAACGTTTAATGGACTTAGGTTGTTATCGTGGTCTTCGTCACCGTAAGGGATTACCTGCTCGTGGACAAAGAACAAAAACAAATGCGCGTACACGTAAGGGTCCTAAGAAGACAGTTGCGAACAAGAAGAAGTAA
- the rplQ gene encoding 50S ribosomal protein L17, with the protein MRHRLAHRKLNRDSAARKALLRGLATQLIEHGTVVTTLERAKELRKVVEPLVALARIDSVNTRRAAASTLYSKKSVGDLFSRVAPANAQRNGGYTRILRLGFRPGDHARRAIIEFVEPNAVKVAEAAPAAN; encoded by the coding sequence ATGAGACATCGTTTAGCACATAGAAAATTAAACAGAGATTCAGCTGCACGTAAGGCATTACTTCGTGGATTGGCAACTCAATTAATTGAGCACGGCACAGTTGTTACAACTCTTGAAAGAGCAAAAGAACTAAGAAAAGTTGTAGAACCTCTAGTTGCTTTAGCACGTATTGACAGCGTAAATACTCGTAGAGCAGCTGCTTCTACGCTTTATAGCAAGAAAAGCGTTGGAGATCTCTTTTCTCGTGTAGCTCCAGCTAACGCGCAAAGAAATGGTGGATATACTCGTATTCTAAGACTTGGTTTCCGTCCAGGAGATCATGCGCGTAGAGCAATTATTGAGTTTGTTGAACCAAATGCTGTAAAAGTTGCTGAAGCCGCTCCTGCAGCTAACTAA
- a CDS encoding sulfatase-like hydrolase/transferase, with amino-acid sequence MSSIEKKKNILLIIADQYRYPGKLTKQQEGFDNHLKAILGFQDEITSDNPYLQFFPGLLKLRKNAVVLKNHMIASSACVPSRSALFTGQYGTRTGLTQTDGIFKSGDAFQFPWLTKNGIPTLGNWMQSAGYRTHYFGKWHISHPSVTSLKEFGFSNWELSYPEPHGSLMNNLGIYRDPIFASSACNFLQREALGAPYGISVSVQEENDPLGEVPNPAKTAPWFAVVSFVNPHDIATYPAVTARALPSTNPNVNSSQSPLGPLEVPKQGQRSLVPLAGSMQVELNEFGFPQANSNLVPTLLESLNDKPSCQKDYAYKMGLALSAKMGLNEAKSVAANGTISQENILNYAVNVALRSSIPFALTENKEEVSAKFIQFYAYLHSLMDVQINKVLQTLEETGQADNTIVIFVTDHGEYGAAHHMMMEKWHSAYDEVIHVPAVIKLPPSMQASSLRENGMREVHSLTSHIDILPTILGLAGISETKREEIAQTTLKNRPNPPLPGIDLSSIILNHQHDGIVKEKDGSKRQGILFITDDEITAPLSPSSWQAYESLKLEEYNVYKAAVEAVRKGTFPGKFVSELEPGAVKQPNHVRCVRTHEYKLVRYFDPSGVEKDEWEMYHLNNDPAESINLLEFKISPPTAKENLPEWISKETVQEVAGSLLNLLNNLEQKNL; translated from the coding sequence ATGAGTTCTATTGAAAAAAAAAAGAATATTCTTTTAATTATTGCTGATCAATATAGATACCCAGGAAAATTAACAAAACAACAAGAAGGATTTGATAATCATTTAAAAGCAATTCTAGGATTTCAAGATGAAATAACCTCTGATAATCCTTATCTCCAATTTTTCCCAGGATTATTAAAGTTAAGAAAAAATGCTGTTGTTTTAAAAAATCACATGATTGCTTCGAGTGCTTGTGTTCCCAGTCGCTCTGCACTGTTTACTGGACAATATGGAACTAGAACAGGTTTGACCCAAACAGATGGAATTTTTAAAAGTGGTGATGCATTTCAATTTCCGTGGTTAACAAAAAACGGTATCCCTACTTTAGGTAACTGGATGCAGTCAGCGGGTTATAGAACGCATTACTTTGGTAAGTGGCATATTTCTCATCCCTCTGTTACCTCCTTAAAAGAATTTGGTTTCAGTAATTGGGAACTTTCATATCCTGAGCCACATGGTTCTTTGATGAATAATTTAGGAATTTACCGTGACCCAATTTTTGCAAGTAGTGCCTGTAATTTTCTGCAAAGAGAAGCTTTAGGCGCGCCATATGGTATTTCTGTTTCTGTTCAAGAGGAGAATGATCCTTTAGGAGAAGTTCCAAATCCTGCAAAAACCGCTCCATGGTTTGCAGTTGTTTCATTTGTTAATCCGCATGATATTGCAACTTATCCTGCAGTAACAGCTCGAGCTCTTCCAAGTACAAATCCAAATGTAAATAGTTCCCAGTCGCCATTAGGGCCATTGGAAGTTCCAAAACAAGGACAACGTTCTTTAGTTCCTTTAGCTGGAAGTATGCAAGTAGAACTTAATGAATTTGGATTTCCTCAAGCAAATTCAAATTTAGTACCTACTCTTTTGGAATCTTTAAATGATAAACCTTCTTGTCAGAAAGATTATGCTTACAAAATGGGTTTAGCTTTAAGTGCAAAAATGGGGTTAAATGAAGCAAAAAGTGTTGCTGCCAATGGAACAATTTCTCAAGAAAATATTCTGAATTATGCTGTTAATGTTGCTTTAAGAAGTTCGATTCCATTTGCTTTGACAGAAAATAAGGAAGAGGTTTCAGCAAAATTTATTCAGTTTTATGCTTACTTGCATAGCTTAATGGATGTGCAAATCAATAAAGTTTTACAAACTCTGGAAGAAACAGGTCAGGCAGATAATACAATTGTTATTTTTGTTACTGATCACGGCGAATATGGGGCAGCGCATCATATGATGATGGAAAAATGGCATTCTGCTTATGATGAGGTAATTCATGTTCCCGCAGTAATAAAACTTCCTCCTTCAATGCAAGCATCATCTTTGCGGGAAAATGGTATGAGAGAAGTGCATTCATTAACAAGCCACATTGATATTTTACCTACTATTTTGGGTCTAGCAGGAATTTCAGAAACAAAAAGAGAAGAAATTGCACAAACAACATTAAAAAATCGTCCAAATCCACCATTGCCGGGAATTGATCTTTCTTCAATTATTTTAAATCATCAACATGATGGAATTGTAAAAGAGAAAGATGGATCTAAAAGACAAGGAATTCTTTTTATCACTGATGATGAAATAACAGCTCCATTGTCGCCGAGTTCATGGCAAGCTTATGAAAGCTTAAAATTAGAAGAATATAACGTTTATAAAGCTGCTGTAGAAGCTGTAAGGAAAGGGACATTTCCTGGAAAATTCGTAAGTGAATTAGAACCAGGAGCGGTAAAACAACCAAACCATGTTCGCTGTGTCCGAACTCATGAGTATAAATTGGTAAGATATTTTGATCCATCAGGCGTAGAAAAAGATGAATGGGAAATGTACCATTTAAATAATGATCCAGCAGAATCCATTAATTTATTGGAGTTTAAAATTTCGCCTCCAACAGCGAAAGAAAATTTACCTGAGTGGATCAGTAAAGAAACGGTACAAGAAGTTGCTGGAAGTTTGTTGAATTTATTAAATAATTTAGAACAAAAAAATTTATAA